One Thermococcus sp. DNA window includes the following coding sequences:
- a CDS encoding NADH-quinone oxidoreductase subunit D, which translates to MSNLEVPKELREEAKAHDMYLHPIAKDTYELFFGPQHMATENFSIILKMDGNRVEKAIVNPGFLHRGFEKLAENRPWFTNIALLLRICVPESDVPENIYSMAVDEIIGWEVPDRAIWIRNVVLEMARVSAWMFWIMGFGNEIGLYTAGQWAAAYRERFMRLFEELTGGRVYHIYTVPGGVRRDIPGDRWLRQLRDTVEYIKSKLKDFDEILFDNYITFERTEGVGVMDKKFALKHAVTGPNLRAVGVPYDVRKDDPYYLYDQLDFEVPVLKEGDSLARVLVRRYELEQDLYILEQLLDMGPPSGPYMVQDPKLKNLPRFKVPAGDAYAHVESTKGDFGAYVVSDGSHKPYRVHIRGPSQSHGVTVLEELLKGARLADVPVILKTLDNCPPDIDR; encoded by the coding sequence ATGTCTAATTTGGAAGTTCCGAAGGAGCTTAGGGAGGAGGCAAAGGCCCACGACATGTACCTTCACCCGATAGCCAAGGACACCTACGAGCTGTTCTTCGGTCCACAGCACATGGCAACCGAGAACTTCAGCATAATCCTCAAGATGGACGGCAACAGGGTTGAGAAAGCCATAGTCAATCCCGGATTTCTCCACAGAGGATTCGAAAAGCTTGCCGAGAACAGGCCTTGGTTCACCAACATAGCACTTCTACTTCGTATCTGTGTGCCTGAGAGTGACGTTCCCGAGAACATATACTCAATGGCAGTTGACGAGATAATCGGCTGGGAGGTCCCAGATAGAGCAATATGGATCAGGAACGTTGTGCTTGAGATGGCAAGGGTTTCGGCATGGATGTTCTGGATAATGGGTTTTGGAAACGAGATAGGTCTCTACACAGCGGGTCAGTGGGCAGCAGCTTACCGTGAGAGGTTCATGCGCCTCTTTGAAGAACTCACCGGTGGAAGGGTTTACCACATCTATACTGTTCCCGGTGGGGTTAGAAGGGACATACCGGGCGACCGCTGGCTTAGACAGCTCCGCGATACCGTGGAGTACATCAAGTCCAAGCTCAAGGACTTCGACGAGATACTCTTCGACAACTACATAACCTTCGAGAGGACTGAAGGTGTTGGTGTGATGGACAAGAAGTTTGCCCTCAAGCACGCCGTTACCGGGCCTAACCTTAGAGCCGTCGGCGTTCCCTACGACGTCAGGAAGGACGACCCATACTACCTCTACGACCAGCTCGACTTTGAGGTTCCCGTCCTGAAGGAAGGAGACAGCCTTGCGCGCGTTCTGGTAAGGAGGTACGAGCTGGAGCAGGACCTCTACATACTGGAGCAACTCCTCGACATGGGGCCTCCCAGCGGGCCCTACATGGTTCAGGATCCCAAACTCAAGAACCTGCCGAGGTTCAAGGTTCCGGCTGGAGACGCTTACGCCCACGTCGAGTCAACGAAGGGCGACTTTGGTGCCTACGTCGTCAGCGACGGAAGCCACAAACCCTACCGCGTCCATATACGCGGACCGAGCCAGAGCCACGGTGTGACAGTGCTTGAAGAGCTCCTTAAAGGTGCCCGCCTTGCCGATGTGCCCGTCATATTGAAGACCCTTGACAACTGTCCGCCCGACATAGACAGGTGA
- a CDS encoding NADH-quinone oxidoreductase subunit B — protein sequence MGEDFISYELKEFKLFEPLFRWARKKSLWIVAFCTGCGGIEMPPLMTARYDLERFGMMPNPAPRMADLFLITGYVTPKTLKRIIITYEMMPDPKYILAHGSCPINGGVYWDSYNVVKQLDKYIPIDVAIAGCMPRPEAVMDGIREIMRKIETGEADGWKRYRENYEYYKKNQDELFGEGWREKEGKRWLAWL from the coding sequence ATGGGTGAGGACTTCATAAGCTACGAGCTCAAAGAATTCAAGCTCTTCGAGCCTTTATTTAGGTGGGCGAGGAAAAAGAGCCTTTGGATTGTTGCGTTCTGTACCGGTTGTGGTGGTATAGAAATGCCTCCCCTGATGACTGCAAGATACGACCTTGAACGCTTCGGCATGATGCCAAACCCCGCTCCAAGAATGGCGGACCTATTTCTGATAACGGGTTACGTTACGCCGAAGACCCTCAAGAGAATCATCATAACCTACGAGATGATGCCGGACCCCAAGTACATACTCGCCCACGGCTCCTGCCCAATTAACGGCGGTGTCTACTGGGATTCATACAACGTCGTCAAGCAACTCGACAAGTACATCCCGATTGACGTTGCAATAGCGGGCTGTATGCCAAGGCCAGAGGCAGTTATGGACGGCATTAGAGAAATAATGCGCAAAATAGAAACCGGAGAAGCCGATGGGTGGAAAAGATACAGAGAAAACTACGAATACTACAAGAAAAACCAGGACGAGCTCTTTGGCGAAGGCTGGCGTGAGAAAGAAGGCAAGAGGTGGTTGGCATGGCTGTGA
- the nuoI gene encoding NADH-quinone oxidoreductase subunit NuoI → MARVVGEEKVKLKKSFVKPWMGIKYLFKKPVTIKIPFEKIEPAPKYRGFHTLDWKKCVGCNFCGQICPARAIEMTWLEVDGKMEKRPHPKVDYGRCTFCQFCVDVCPTGALGFSEAYILTTDGTEDALELFNWVPIHPDKVKELNERFGDYRFPVVKIERKADGTYVYHLRDGSKIEFKILGYGIRPPKKPTPAKPATKTTTTKGTAGKNEKSSGKDSKE, encoded by the coding sequence ATGGCAAGAGTTGTTGGCGAGGAGAAGGTCAAGCTCAAGAAATCATTCGTCAAGCCCTGGATGGGCATCAAGTACCTGTTCAAGAAGCCGGTAACGATAAAAATACCCTTTGAAAAGATAGAGCCCGCTCCGAAGTACAGGGGCTTCCACACCCTTGACTGGAAGAAGTGCGTCGGCTGTAACTTCTGCGGACAGATATGCCCGGCTAGAGCGATAGAGATGACGTGGCTCGAAGTGGACGGCAAGATGGAGAAGAGGCCTCACCCGAAGGTGGACTATGGAAGGTGCACCTTCTGCCAGTTCTGTGTGGACGTCTGCCCGACGGGAGCCCTCGGCTTCAGCGAGGCCTACATTCTAACCACAGACGGAACGGAAGATGCCCTCGAGCTCTTCAACTGGGTGCCCATTCACCCCGACAAGGTCAAAGAGCTCAACGAGCGCTTTGGTGACTACCGCTTCCCCGTGGTTAAGATAGAGAGGAAAGCCGATGGAACATATGTCTACCACCTCCGCGACGGTTCGAAGATAGAGTTCAAGATACTCGGTTACGGCATAAGGCCACCGAAGAAGCCGACGCCCGCAAAACCGGCAACAAAAACCACAACGACAAAAGGCACCGCTGGGAAGAATGAGAAGTCCTCAGGAAAGGACTCCAAGGAGTGA
- a CDS encoding NADH-quinone oxidoreductase subunit K has protein sequence MNLPHISVFYFGAISLVLIGLYAILVKKNILKMLIGLSIMETGVNLLLVSIGYIYGRSAPILSEGIGPNQAVDPIPQALVLTAIVIGVATTAMALSAVIVLYRHYGTLNIEEIRRLRG, from the coding sequence ATGAACCTTCCTCACATAAGCGTCTTCTACTTCGGGGCCATTTCCCTTGTCCTCATAGGCCTCTACGCGATACTGGTCAAGAAGAATATCCTCAAGATGCTCATTGGTCTGAGCATAATGGAAACCGGTGTAAACCTGCTCCTCGTCAGTATAGGTTACATCTACGGAAGGAGTGCTCCAATTTTAAGCGAGGGAATAGGCCCAAACCAGGCAGTTGACCCGATTCCGCAGGCCCTTGTCCTGACTGCAATAGTCATAGGCGTTGCCACAACTGCCATGGCTCTTAGTGCCGTTATTGTCCTCTACAGGCATTACGGAACCCTCAACATTGAGGAGATAAGGAGGTTGAGAGGATGA
- a CDS encoding DUF4040 domain-containing protein → MNCITCIDYIIVAVMIVSAILAVEWRDLLAAAVGMAAVSLFASILFLILQAPDVAMTEAAIGAALSGAIFIFAIKRTKRFETEEEERPGWWVRW, encoded by the coding sequence ATGAACTGCATAACCTGTATTGACTACATCATAGTCGCTGTCATGATAGTCTCGGCCATACTGGCGGTTGAATGGAGGGACTTACTTGCTGCGGCAGTTGGAATGGCAGCTGTGAGTTTGTTCGCCTCGATACTGTTCCTAATCCTGCAGGCGCCGGACGTTGCTATGACCGAAGCGGCTATAGGTGCCGCGCTGAGCGGTGCGATATTCATCTTCGCCATTAAGAGGACCAAGCGCTTTGAGACCGAAGAGGAAGAGAGGCCCGGGTGGTGGGTAAGATGGTGA
- a CDS encoding leucine/methionine racemase has translation MLPRKEEVIDGYSRYISRASHVTYAPIVPYKARNALVWDVDGREYIDFLSDAAVQNVGHNNSRVVEAVKRTADRLLHFTFIYGFPVEPYLLAKKLAEIAPVEGPKVAFGLSGSDANDGAIKFARAYTGRRSVIGYLRSYYGSTYGAMSVTSLDFEVRSKVGQLSDVHFIPYPNCYRCPFGKEPGKCRMECLEYLKEKFEGEVHADGVALLLAEPIQGDAGMVVPPEGYFKKLKRLLDEHGILLGVDEVQSGLGRTGRWFAIEHFGVKPDIITLAKPLGGGLPISAVIGRAEIMDSLPPLGHAFTLSGNPVASAAALAVIEEIEERNLLARAERLGKKAKNRLERMKKRHELIGDVRGLGLMLGVELVKDRETKERASDEAKKVVWRAYELGLIVAFLQGNVLRVQPPLTIEEELLEEGLDRLEEAIEDVENGDVPEDVIKKVQGW, from the coding sequence ATGCTACCCAGGAAGGAGGAGGTCATAGATGGCTACTCCAGATACATATCGCGCGCCTCCCACGTTACCTACGCTCCCATTGTTCCCTACAAAGCCAGGAACGCCCTGGTATGGGACGTTGATGGAAGGGAGTACATAGATTTCCTGAGCGACGCTGCCGTTCAGAACGTCGGCCACAATAACTCCCGAGTGGTCGAGGCCGTTAAGAGGACGGCGGACAGGTTGCTCCACTTCACCTTCATCTACGGCTTCCCGGTCGAGCCCTACCTGCTAGCGAAGAAGCTCGCTGAAATAGCCCCGGTAGAGGGTCCGAAGGTGGCCTTCGGCCTGAGCGGGAGCGATGCCAACGACGGGGCAATAAAGTTCGCGAGGGCCTACACAGGCAGGAGGTCTGTAATCGGCTACCTGCGGAGCTACTACGGTTCTACCTATGGAGCGATGAGCGTCACCAGTCTCGACTTCGAGGTCCGCTCCAAGGTCGGTCAGCTCAGCGACGTTCACTTCATTCCCTACCCCAACTGCTACCGCTGTCCCTTTGGAAAAGAACCCGGAAAGTGTCGTATGGAATGCCTGGAATACCTGAAGGAGAAGTTCGAGGGAGAGGTTCACGCCGATGGCGTCGCGCTCCTCCTGGCGGAGCCGATACAGGGCGATGCAGGAATGGTGGTTCCACCAGAGGGTTACTTCAAAAAACTGAAACGGCTCCTCGACGAGCATGGAATCCTCCTTGGCGTTGATGAGGTTCAGAGCGGGCTCGGGAGGACTGGCAGGTGGTTCGCCATCGAGCACTTTGGGGTGAAGCCGGACATAATAACCCTCGCGAAGCCACTCGGCGGAGGCCTTCCAATAAGCGCTGTAATAGGAAGGGCTGAGATAATGGACTCCCTTCCACCGCTCGGTCATGCATTCACCCTGAGCGGAAATCCCGTGGCGAGCGCCGCGGCTTTGGCCGTTATCGAGGAAATCGAGGAGCGGAACCTTCTGGCTAGGGCAGAGAGGCTTGGAAAGAAAGCCAAGAACAGGCTCGAGAGAATGAAGAAAAGGCACGAGCTCATAGGCGACGTCCGCGGCCTCGGCCTCATGCTCGGCGTTGAGCTCGTGAAGGACAGGGAAACGAAGGAGAGGGCCTCCGACGAGGCCAAGAAGGTCGTCTGGAGGGCCTATGAGCTGGGCCTTATAGTGGCATTCCTCCAGGGCAACGTCCTGAGGGTTCAACCACCCCTTACAATAGAGGAGGAGCTCCTCGAGGAAGGCCTTGACAGGCTTGAGGAGGCGATAGAGGACGTTGAAAATGGAGATGTCCCGGAAGACGTTATAAAAAAGGTGCAGGGGTGGTGA
- a CDS encoding NADH-quinone oxidoreductase subunit C yields the protein MAVNENVGNVEEKQTLPDTKEGRLVKLILEKAPYAEGNVRRERRVEFQVPIEKVHEFLELASETFEMLIQISVVDWIKEGEFELVYQLWSVSESVHASVRTRVPRENAKLPTVMDIWPVAETYEREAHEFFGIIFEGNPRLGPFILEPREYEKHPFRKDFNTLSYVKALYGEDFDRYDESKTNYVI from the coding sequence ATGGCTGTGAACGAGAACGTTGGGAATGTGGAGGAAAAGCAGACCCTCCCCGACACAAAGGAGGGAAGGCTCGTAAAGCTCATCCTCGAAAAGGCCCCCTACGCCGAGGGGAACGTAAGAAGGGAGAGGCGCGTTGAGTTCCAAGTTCCAATAGAGAAAGTACATGAATTCCTTGAACTTGCAAGTGAAACCTTTGAGATGCTTATCCAAATCAGTGTTGTAGACTGGATTAAGGAAGGGGAGTTTGAACTTGTCTACCAGCTCTGGAGCGTTAGCGAGAGCGTGCATGCCTCCGTCAGGACGAGGGTTCCGAGGGAAAATGCAAAGCTCCCGACCGTGATGGACATTTGGCCGGTCGCTGAAACCTACGAAAGGGAGGCACATGAGTTCTTCGGAATAATCTTCGAGGGCAACCCGAGGCTCGGGCCCTTCATCCTTGAGCCAAGGGAGTACGAGAAGCACCCCTTCAGAAAGGACTTCAACACGCTGAGCTATGTCAAGGCCCTCTATGGAGAGGATTTTGACAGATACGATGAGAGCAAGACAAATTATGTAATCTGA
- a CDS encoding proton-conducting transporter membrane subunit, translating into MNGQYASLLIALPLLGAFFVPLIKGLGKKAIKTYVLIITAIQTGIAAWVFQQVYSTGKPIIVMAGGWKPPVGINLYIGYFAALFILIVAIASFLMAVFNFKAVDVEPIDKYAMLFLLLMLGATGMIATGDIFNLFVFMEITAITAYALTAYNKTGEAAEASLKYMILGGIGSSFFLIGVALIYGATGTLNMAQIAQLAGNINPTVAQVGLALIVFGLAVEAELFPLNAWAPDAYQAAPHPITAMFSAFVVKAGLYALARVLYLLSAVGTWHNVLKLLVVMATLTVVVAEFSALRQRNVKRMIAYSSISQVGLIALAFALGTQAGVDAGVFQMINHAVIKLLLFLGVGYVALQLGGAEIENFRGLGRKMPFTALGITVGSMAAVGIPLFNIFWSKLRIILATIEAGYTWAAFLVLGASVVEAVYYFRLIHAIWFEGSGERISESVPIVAIVVALVILVIAIGVYPNYFWSVSQKAGSDIFNVANYIKNVPLMGVGA; encoded by the coding sequence ATGAACGGGCAGTACGCTTCACTCCTCATAGCGTTACCCCTCCTTGGTGCATTCTTCGTCCCCCTCATCAAGGGACTCGGGAAGAAGGCCATAAAGACCTACGTGCTCATAATCACCGCCATCCAGACGGGAATAGCGGCGTGGGTCTTCCAGCAGGTCTACTCCACCGGAAAGCCTATTATAGTAATGGCAGGTGGCTGGAAGCCGCCCGTTGGAATAAACCTTTACATCGGCTACTTCGCGGCACTCTTCATACTCATAGTTGCCATAGCGAGCTTCCTCATGGCGGTATTCAACTTCAAGGCTGTGGACGTTGAGCCGATTGACAAATACGCCATGCTGTTCCTGCTCCTCATGCTTGGAGCTACGGGCATGATAGCCACAGGTGATATCTTCAACCTCTTCGTCTTCATGGAGATAACTGCGATAACCGCCTACGCCCTGACGGCCTACAACAAGACCGGTGAAGCCGCCGAGGCATCCCTCAAGTACATGATTCTCGGTGGCATAGGGTCAAGCTTCTTCCTAATCGGCGTTGCCCTGATTTACGGTGCCACGGGAACTCTCAACATGGCCCAGATTGCCCAGCTTGCAGGCAACATAAACCCGACAGTTGCACAGGTCGGATTGGCCCTCATAGTGTTCGGTCTTGCCGTTGAGGCCGAGCTCTTCCCGCTCAACGCCTGGGCGCCAGATGCCTATCAGGCCGCGCCACACCCGATAACGGCAATGTTTTCCGCCTTCGTCGTCAAGGCCGGCCTCTACGCTCTGGCGAGGGTTCTCTACCTTCTCAGCGCCGTTGGAACCTGGCACAACGTCCTGAAGCTCCTCGTGGTCATGGCCACCCTGACGGTGGTCGTTGCCGAGTTTTCCGCTTTAAGGCAGAGGAACGTCAAGAGGATGATAGCCTACTCGTCAATAAGCCAGGTTGGACTCATAGCCCTTGCCTTCGCCCTCGGAACCCAGGCTGGAGTTGACGCCGGAGTCTTCCAGATGATAAACCACGCAGTAATCAAGCTCCTCCTGTTCCTCGGCGTCGGCTACGTCGCCCTACAGCTCGGAGGGGCAGAGATTGAGAACTTCAGGGGTCTTGGCAGGAAAATGCCCTTTACAGCCCTTGGAATAACAGTCGGCTCTATGGCGGCCGTGGGAATACCGCTGTTCAACATATTCTGGAGCAAGCTCAGGATAATCCTGGCAACAATTGAGGCCGGTTATACTTGGGCCGCTTTCCTCGTCTTGGGTGCCAGCGTCGTTGAGGCCGTCTATTACTTCAGGCTAATCCATGCCATCTGGTTCGAGGGTAGCGGTGAGAGGATTTCGGAGAGCGTTCCCATCGTTGCCATAGTCGTTGCCCTGGTGATACTCGTGATTGCAATAGGAGTCTATCCGAACTACTTCTGGAGCGTTTCCCAGAAGGCCGGAAGTGACATATTCAACGTGGCCAACTACATCAAGAACGTTCCCTTGATGGGGGTGGGAGCATGA
- a CDS encoding Na(+)/H(+) antiporter subunit B, whose protein sequence is MLKRGLAIITILIIGYWLAQALAGIPFGQDKMLVGQYYLDHVKQQTGAINAVTAVVVNYRGFDTLGEVTVLFIASTGVGALLWERKKRRTAKTEGSIVLTTGTRLLVPFVILFGAYIFIHGHLTPGGGFPGGATIATAFLLLYMAFTMYEIPHKAFEKTEGLVGMGYVIVGLIGLAIGGYFLFDWIWQTWGWGHENIGRLFSGGFIPIIYIIIGLKVGTELSGIIDNMLKEGVSE, encoded by the coding sequence ATTCTGAAGCGCGGTCTCGCGATAATTACCATTCTAATCATAGGCTACTGGCTTGCCCAAGCTCTGGCCGGGATTCCCTTTGGCCAAGATAAGATGCTTGTCGGTCAGTACTACCTCGACCACGTTAAACAGCAGACGGGTGCAATAAACGCCGTAACAGCCGTTGTTGTCAACTACCGTGGTTTCGATACGCTCGGTGAGGTTACGGTTCTCTTCATAGCATCAACCGGCGTCGGAGCACTTCTGTGGGAGAGAAAGAAGAGGAGAACTGCCAAAACCGAGGGTTCAATCGTGCTCACAACAGGAACGAGACTCCTTGTCCCCTTCGTGATACTATTTGGAGCGTACATCTTCATCCACGGACACCTGACCCCGGGTGGAGGTTTCCCGGGAGGAGCAACGATAGCGACCGCCTTCCTGTTGCTCTACATGGCATTCACAATGTACGAAATCCCGCACAAGGCCTTCGAGAAGACCGAGGGGCTTGTTGGAATGGGCTACGTCATCGTCGGTCTCATAGGCCTTGCAATAGGGGGTTACTTCCTCTTTGACTGGATATGGCAAACTTGGGGCTGGGGACACGAGAACATCGGCAGGCTATTCAGCGGTGGTTTCATACCAATAATCTACATCATCATAGGCCTCAAGGTCGGCACCGAGCTCAGCGGAATCATTGACAACATGCTCAAGGAGGGGGTGAGCGAATGA
- a CDS encoding Lrp/AsnC family transcriptional regulator, with the protein MAEVEKLDELDRAILHILQEDGRASYSEIARRLKVPESTVRLRVKKLVERGIIRKFVALINPFKAGYSVVAFIAVDVEPSKIKEAVEKLKELPEVDVLGIATGAHDILMQVTVKDLQELENFLVEKLGRIEGIKSTETSIMTSVKKWGYARVF; encoded by the coding sequence ATGGCTGAGGTAGAAAAGCTGGACGAGCTGGACAGGGCGATACTCCACATACTCCAGGAGGATGGACGAGCCAGCTACTCCGAGATAGCGAGAAGGTTAAAGGTGCCAGAGTCAACGGTCAGGCTAAGGGTGAAGAAGCTCGTTGAGAGGGGCATAATAAGAAAGTTCGTCGCACTCATAAACCCCTTCAAAGCCGGCTACTCCGTTGTGGCGTTCATAGCGGTTGACGTTGAGCCGAGCAAGATAAAGGAGGCCGTTGAGAAGCTGAAGGAGTTGCCAGAGGTTGACGTCCTCGGAATAGCCACGGGGGCGCACGACATACTCATGCAGGTAACGGTAAAGGACCTGCAGGAGCTTGAGAACTTCCTCGTTGAGAAGCTTGGAAGGATAGAGGGAATAAAGAGCACGGAGACATCAATCATGACAAGTGTTAAGAAGTGGGGCTATGCAAGAGTGTTTTGA
- a CDS encoding respiratory chain complex I subunit 1 family protein, translated as MFDWKLALETIGMIIYATFMGFIFMGIERKAMARIQRRVGPPIYQPLIDTLKLLGKKESISHGFIYDFGPVFALGASIAALLFIPIANFQLFSSNADLIVVAYLLEVPMLGIMLGAMSSGNPYSAVGVQRGLLTMVAMQLPYGLALIALIQYWGTFKLSNIVALQQIHGWSITVPALFLAFIVFDIVFQAMLGLEPFDIITAPAEISMGPMVEYGGKHAALLFTQHAVQLFAETAFFAVLFLGGASNLLELLIKQIAVLFIAIFVASIYPRFTIDQAAKFFWKWPTILGIIAVILTMGW; from the coding sequence ATGTTTGACTGGAAGCTTGCCCTCGAGACGATAGGCATGATAATCTACGCAACCTTCATGGGTTTCATCTTCATGGGTATTGAGAGAAAGGCCATGGCGAGAATCCAGAGGCGCGTTGGGCCTCCCATCTATCAGCCCCTGATTGATACCCTGAAGCTCCTCGGCAAAAAGGAGAGCATAAGCCACGGCTTCATCTACGACTTTGGTCCAGTGTTCGCGCTCGGAGCGAGCATAGCTGCGTTGTTATTTATCCCCATAGCCAACTTCCAGCTCTTCAGCAGTAACGCCGATTTAATCGTCGTTGCTTATCTCCTTGAGGTTCCGATGCTCGGAATAATGCTGGGTGCCATGAGCTCTGGGAACCCGTATTCTGCGGTTGGTGTCCAGCGTGGACTCTTGACAATGGTTGCCATGCAGTTGCCCTACGGTTTAGCACTGATAGCTCTAATTCAATATTGGGGAACTTTCAAGCTCAGCAACATCGTTGCCCTCCAGCAGATACACGGGTGGAGCATAACGGTTCCTGCCCTGTTCCTAGCCTTTATAGTCTTTGACATAGTCTTCCAGGCGATGCTTGGCCTTGAGCCCTTCGACATAATAACTGCCCCTGCAGAAATCTCAATGGGTCCAATGGTTGAGTATGGTGGTAAGCACGCTGCCTTGCTCTTCACCCAGCACGCGGTTCAGCTCTTCGCCGAGACGGCTTTCTTCGCAGTGCTCTTCCTCGGCGGGGCCAGCAACCTCCTAGAGTTGCTCATCAAGCAGATAGCAGTGCTCTTCATAGCTATATTCGTTGCCAGCATCTACCCGCGCTTTACAATAGACCAAGCCGCTAAGTTCTTCTGGAAGTGGCCAACCATACTTGGGATAATAGCCGTTATCCTCACGATGGGGTGGTGA
- a CDS encoding proton-conducting transporter membrane subunit, giving the protein MNDTLIIMGMLFAPLIAGFLAWAFDFKVIRELIGIVGSILPLGILAWYYPTVIAPTFKGITASINAGGFNLIFQLSRLSWYFAVIASLVGVAMAFGMASTSKNAYEWLFALMSYTGVLGVFLSGDFVSFFLFWELMTFASFMMVLKRNKHESLKYFVLSVIGAYAMLIAIGIIYAKTGALDFATVSNALSMDAMLGGISKGLTALIFLLFLTAFGVKAGAVPLHVWAPGAYSEVDQSYTAFFSGALSKAGAYGFLLLYILMGYKLYTALGIWHNHMVFAYIMAWIGAITVVVAGFLAVLQEDIRKLFAYSSVSQVGYILLGFGIGSTLGFAGALFHVLSHAIFKGLFWLVIAALILRTGKTRFEDFGGLAEKMPITFAMSLIAVLSLTGIPPMAGFASKWLLYEAAIQAHMPLIAGAIFLGSGLAFAYVVRFLYAVWFGQRPSDLENVKEAPLPLIIGMAILAIPNLVFGIAPGLVTKYLNRILGNSVGGDYFKLITPTGTYNALLVTVVLILGLAIAGLIFLYGAKVRKVPVTDTYQSGNPVTEDYNLSIRRNFYRPLAEALDFWLKYSWDRFYERLGGIAEDFADWLREGFYNGNVQSYAWYLAIILLILALWGVL; this is encoded by the coding sequence ATGAATGACACCCTGATAATTATGGGAATGCTTTTTGCTCCCCTCATTGCCGGATTCCTTGCATGGGCCTTTGATTTCAAGGTAATAAGGGAGCTAATAGGTATCGTTGGATCAATATTGCCCTTAGGGATTTTGGCTTGGTATTACCCAACCGTAATTGCCCCTACCTTTAAGGGGATAACGGCTTCAATAAACGCGGGCGGGTTTAACCTTATCTTCCAGCTCAGCAGATTAAGCTGGTACTTTGCCGTTATTGCTTCCCTCGTTGGAGTTGCGATGGCCTTTGGAATGGCCAGCACTTCCAAGAACGCCTACGAGTGGCTCTTCGCCCTAATGAGCTATACAGGTGTCCTCGGCGTATTCCTCAGCGGTGATTTCGTGAGCTTCTTCCTGTTCTGGGAGCTCATGACATTCGCAAGCTTCATGATGGTCCTCAAGAGAAACAAACACGAGTCCCTGAAGTATTTCGTGCTCAGCGTTATAGGTGCCTACGCGATGCTTATAGCGATAGGAATAATCTACGCCAAAACAGGGGCCTTAGATTTTGCAACAGTCAGCAATGCTCTTTCAATGGACGCCATGCTAGGAGGTATAAGCAAAGGCTTAACGGCATTGATATTCCTGCTCTTCCTTACAGCATTCGGTGTTAAGGCTGGAGCCGTTCCCCTTCACGTCTGGGCACCAGGAGCTTACAGCGAGGTTGACCAGAGCTATACGGCCTTCTTCAGTGGTGCCCTCAGCAAGGCCGGAGCCTATGGATTCCTGCTCCTCTACATCCTCATGGGGTACAAGCTATACACTGCCCTCGGTATCTGGCACAATCACATGGTGTTTGCTTACATAATGGCATGGATTGGGGCGATAACCGTCGTCGTTGCCGGGTTCCTCGCGGTCCTTCAGGAGGACATAAGGAAGCTCTTCGCTTACTCCTCTGTCAGTCAGGTTGGTTACATCCTCCTTGGTTTCGGAATAGGTTCAACTTTAGGTTTCGCCGGAGCACTCTTCCACGTGCTGAGCCACGCAATCTTCAAGGGTCTCTTCTGGTTGGTAATCGCGGCCCTGATACTTAGAACCGGCAAGACGCGCTTTGAAGACTTCGGTGGTCTAGCGGAAAAGATGCCGATAACCTTTGCAATGTCCCTTATAGCCGTCCTCAGCCTAACAGGAATTCCCCCAATGGCGGGATTCGCCAGCAAGTGGCTCCTCTACGAAGCGGCAATACAGGCCCACATGCCACTCATCGCTGGAGCAATATTCCTTGGCAGTGGACTGGCCTTTGCCTACGTAGTCAGATTCCTCTACGCTGTCTGGTTCGGCCAGAGGCCAAGTGACCTTGAGAACGTTAAGGAGGCACCACTCCCGCTCATTATTGGAATGGCAATACTCGCTATTCCAAACCTCGTCTTCGGTATTGCTCCGGGACTTGTGACCAAGTACCTCAATAGAATTCTCGGGAACTCTGTTGGAGGTGACTACTTCAAGCTAATAACCCCAACGGGAACATACAACGCGCTCCTCGTCACCGTAGTCCTTATCCTAGGCCTCGCCATAGCCGGACTTATTTTCCTCTATGGGGCTAAAGTAAGAAAGGTTCCCGTTACTGACACCTACCAGTCGGGTAACCCTGTTACAGAGGACTACAACCTCAGCATAAGGAGGAACTTCTACAGACCCCTAGCGGAAGCCCTCGACTTCTGGCTCAAGTACAGCTGGGACAGGTTCTACGAGAGACTCGGGGGAATAGCAGAGGACTTCGCAGACTGGCTCAGGGAGGGCTTCTACAACGGAAACGTCCAGAGTTATGCTTGGTATCTGGCCATTATACTCCTGATACTGGCACTATGGGGGGTGTTGTGA